The window TTCTTCGGCGCGATCTCCTCGCGCAGCTCAGCGGGCACCATCTGACGCCGTACGCGGTTGCGCAGGGCCACGGCCACGGCGCGCTTGGCGTCGTTCTGGCCGATGATGTAGCGGTCGAGCTCCTCGACTATCTGCCGCGGTGTTAGCGAATCAATCATTAGAGAACCTCGACGTGGATGTTGTCGTTGGTGTAGATGCAGATCTGCGAGGCGATCAGCAGACCCTCGCTTGCGATCTGCTCGGCGCTCATCGGCGTGTGTCGCACCAATGCGCGGGCAGCGGCCAGGGCGTAGGGGCCGCCCGAGCCGATGGAGCAAACGCCGTCGTCAGGCTCGACCACGTCGCCGGTGCCCGAGATCAGGAACGTCGAGTCGGCGTCGGCCACGATCATCAGCGCCTCGAGCCTGCGCAGCACCTTGTCCAGCCGCCATTCCTTGGCCAGCTCCACTGCGGCGCGGGTCAGGTTGCCCGAGTGCTGCTCGAGCTTGGCCTCGAACTTGTCGAACAGCGCGAAGGCGTCGGCCGCGCCGCCGGCGAATCCGACCAGCACCGAGTCGTTGTACAGCCGCCGCACCTTGCGCGCGCCGTGCTTGACGATCGTGTTGCCCAGACTGACCTGACCATCGCCCGCCAGCGCGACTTTATCGTCGATCCTCACGCAGAGGATGGTGGTGGCTTGCATCGTATCGCTCATCTTTTCTCCTCTAATCAACCATCAAGTATAAACCAGCCGCGATCATCAAGCAGCGCCCTGCGGTATGGGCAATCGGCGGCCATTCTACTTCTTTTTCTTTTTACGCGCCCGCGGGTGCGCACTGTCGTAGACCTTGTTCAGCAGATCGAGGCTGACGTGAGTGTAGCGCTGGGTGGTCGAGAGCGAGCTGTGTCCGAGCATCTCCTGGATCGAGCGCAGGTCCGCGCCGCCGTCGAGCAGGTGCGTGGCAAAGCTGTGGCGCAATGAGTGCGGACTGGCGTCGGATGGCAGGCCCGCGGCCAGCAGGCAGCGCTTCATCACCGTGCGCACCCAGCGCTGGCTCAGGCGTGAGCCGCGCAGATTGATGAACAGCGGTTCGCCGTCGGCATCTTCATTGGCACGGGCGCGGATCGGGCCGCGTTGTTCGATCCAATCATCGATCGCGGTCAGCGCCGCGCGGCCCACGGGCACCAGCCGCTCTTTATCGCCCTTGCCGCGCACGCGTACCAACCCAAGATCCGGGTCAACGTCGTGCACATCCAGGCCCACGGCTTCGGCCACGCGCAGACCGCTGGAGTACAGCAGCTCGAGCAGCGCCAAATTGCGCTTGCCCGCCGGAGTCGTGCTGTCGGGCATCGAGAGCAGGCCGAAGACCTGGTCCACGGTCAAGGGCGTGGCCAGCGGATGGTCCTGTTTGGGATTGTGGATGCGCGCCGTGGGGTCGCGGTCGATCACTTCGTGCCGCATGCAGAACTTAAAGAACGAGCGTAGGGCCGCCATGTGGCGCATGCGCGTGGCCTTGCCGCAGCGTTTGCCAAGCTGGGCCAAATAGCGCCGTAGCAGCAGTTCGTCCACCGCGCCCCAGTCCGGCTCCGACTGGTCGTCTTCGCCTGCGATAAATCGCGCCAAGTCATGAAGGTCGCTTTGATAGGAACGCAGCGTGGCCTCGGAGGCCGAGAGTTCGAAGCGTAGATATTCGGCAAAGCGTTCCAGCAGCGGCCACATGCCTACATTATACGGCCAGCAGCGGCTGGACCCAATCGACTGCCCAGCGTTCAATTTCCGCCATCGCGCGGTCGGCCTGGGATTGCTTGCGATCGCGCTTGCGCGTGCCCTGGGGCGGCGGGGGGAACAGGCCGAAGTGGATGTTGCTGGGCTCGAACGGGCGTTCGCGCGCCCCGCTGACGTGCTCGATCAGCGAGCCGAGGGCCGTGGCCCGCGGCGGGGGCGGTAGCTCGATCTCGCGCATTTGCGCCGCGGCGCTCAGTCCGGCGAGCAGGCCCGAGGCGATCGACTCGACGTACCCCTCGACTCCGGTGATCTGTCCGGCAAAGCGCAGTCGCGGCAGCGAGATCAGCCGCTGGCGATCGTCGAGCAACCCCGGGCTGTCCAGGAACGTGTTGCGGTGGATTGAGCCGTAACGCAAGAACTCGGCGTTGCGCAAGGCCGGGATCAGCCGAAACACGCGGTCCTGCTCGGGCCACTTGAGACGGGTCTGGAATCCGACCAGGCTGTAGCATGAGCCTTCGTTATTTTCGCGGCGCAGTTGGACCACGGCGAACGGCCGCGCGTTGCCTCGCGGATCGCTGAGCCCCACCGGCTTGAGCGGCCCGTGGGCCAGGGTCAGCGGTCCGCGCTGGATCATCACCTCGATCGGCAGGCAGCCCTCGAAAAAGCGCGCGTGCTCGAACTCGTGCTGTCGCACGCGATCGGCAACAGCCGCAGCCTCGATGAAGCGTTCGTATTGCTCCTGGTCCAGCGGACAGTTGAGGTAGTCCTCGGGATCGCCGCGGTCGTAACGCGAGGCGTAAAACGCGTGCTCCAGATCGATGCTCGCCGCGTCGACGATCGGGCTGGTGGCGTCGTAGAAGTGCAGCGACTCGCGTCCGCAAAGCGTTGCCACCTGCGCGGCCAGCTCGTCGGAGATCAGCGGACCGGCCGCGATAATCACCGGCCCCTCGGGAATGCACTCCACGTGTTCGCGCTTAAGCTCGATCAGCGGCTGGGCCGCGATCTGTTCCTCCACATGTGTGGAGAGCTGATCGCGGTTCACGGCCAGGGCCGCGCCCGCGGGCACGCGGCAGCGCTCGGCCGAGGCGATCAGCAGCGAGTCCAGGCAACGCAGCTCGGCTTTGAGCAGGCCCGGGCCGCTGACCAGCCGATCGGAGCGCAGCGAGTTGGAGCAGACCAGCTCGGCCAAGCCTTCGCCTGAGTGCGCCGGGGTGCTGCGCTGGGGGCGCTGCTCATAGAGCTTGACGCGTACGCCGGCCCGCGCGGCCTGCCAGGCGGCCTCGCATCCGGCCAGCCCTCCGCCGATGATCGTCAGCGTTGGATGCAAATTCGGCCTACTGTTCTTTAGCGGTCTCTTTAGCGGTTTCGTCAGCGGTTTCTTTAGCGGTCTCGTCAGCGGTCTCGTCGGGTTTGACGTATTCGCAGCCCTCGTTGGGGCAAAATACTACGTCGCTGTCCTTGTCGTATTTCTCGGCCAGCAGCGCATTACCGCACACCGGGCAGGGTCCGGGCAGCGGACGGTGCGGCGTGGTGAACTCGCATTCCGGGTAGTTGGCGCAGCCGTAGAAGCGCTTGCCGCGCCCCTTGGGCCGCTTTTCCTGCAGCTCGCCGCCGCACTCGGGGCAGGGGACTTGCACCGGGATCGGCAGCGTACCCTTGCACTTGGGGAAGCGCGAGCAGGAGTAGAACTTGTTGCCCACGCGCGAGCGCCGGATCAGCATCGCGGCCTCGCAGTCGGGACATTTGACGTCGTCCGGCGCGGGCTCGGGAGCGGACTTGCGTTTGGCCGAAAATGTATTGCGGCACTCGGGGTAGTTCGAGCAGGCGTAGTAGGGGCCGAAGCGTCCCTCGCGCAAGAGCATCGGGCTTTGGCACTTCTCGCATTTGAGGTCTGTTGCCTCGTCGTGCAGTTCGACGATAGCGCCGTTTTCGTCGCGCTTGAAGTTCTTGGTGTTGCTGCATTCGGGGTAGGCGGTGCAGGCCAGGTAATCGCCCTTGCGGCCGAACTTGATCGCCATCGGCGCGCCGCATTTATCACAGGCCACGTCGATCTGGCGCCCTTTGAACTTGAGGTTGGCCATTGCCTCGTCCGCGTGGGACAGGCGCTCGGAAAACGGGCCGTAGAATTCGACGAGCAGGTCGCGCCACTGTTTGCGGCCATCCTCGATCTCGTCCAGGCTCTGTTCCATCTGGGCGGTGAACGCCACGTCGAGCACCTCGGGAAAGGCCTCGATTAAAAGTTCGGTGACCACGCGCCCCAGGTCGGTGGGCGAGAACGAACCCTTGATCCGCAGCACGTACTCCTTGTCGATGATCGTCGAGATGATCGAGGCGTAGGTGCTCGGACGGCCGACCCCGCGCTGCTCGAGCTCGCGGATCAGCGTGCTCTCGGTGAAGCGCGGCGGCGGCTGGGTGAACTTCTGTTCGGCTTGGATGCTGCGGAAATCGAGCGACTGATCCTGCGCCAGCGGGGGCAGCTTGTCGCCGTTGTCTCGATCGTCGCCATCGCCGTTGTCGCGCAGCTCCTGGTAGAGCTTGAGAAATCCGGCGAAGAGCTCGACGCTCCCCTTGGATTGCAGCGTGTAGTCGCCGCAGACGATGTCCGCGGTGGTGAGCAGAAAGCGCGCCGCGGCCATCTGGCTGGCCACGAAGCGGTTGTAGATCAGCGCGTAGAGCTTGAGCTGGTTCGCGTCCAGGCTCTCGCGCAGCGACTCGGGCGTGTTGGCCAGGCTGGTGGGCCGAATCGCCTCGTGCGCCTCCTGGGCGTTTTTGCCCGAGCGGAAGAAGTTGGGCTTCTCAGGCACGAACTCCGGGCCGAAGCTGGCGCCGATGTGCTCGCGCACCTCGGTAATCGCCTCGGGTGCCACGCGCACCGAGTCGGTCCGCATGTAGGTGATCAGTCCCTCGCCGGACTGCACGCCCTCGTACAGGCGCTGGGCGACCGACATGGTCTTGCGCGCGGGAAAACGGAAGCGGCGGTAGGCCTCCTGGGCCAGGCTGCTGGTGATGAACGGCGGCGCCGCATGTCGGCTGGATTCGCGCTGCTGCACCTTGTCTACGCGGTACGATCCGGACTCGAGATACTGACGCACCTGCTCGGCGCGTACGCCGTCGACGATGCGCAGCTTCTCGCCCTGGTACTTAATCAGCTTGGCGCGGAACTCCGGCGGCTGAGCAGCCTCCAGCATCACGTGTACGTTCCAATATTCCTCAGAGACAAAGGCCTCGATTTCGATCTCGCGGTCGACGACAAGCCGCAGCGTTACCGATTGAACGCGCCCGGCGCTCAGGCCGTACTTGACCTTCTTCCACAGCAACGGGCTGATCTGGTAGCCCACCAGCCGATCGAGCACGCGCCGCGCGCGGTGGCTGTCGTACTTGTTCGAGTTCAGTTCCGCGGGGTTGCTCATTCCCTCTTTAATGCCGCGGCGGGTGATCTCGTTGAACAGCACGCGATAGACCTCGCTTCCCTTGGGAAGCTCCTGGGCGATGTGCCAGGCGATGGCCTCGCCCTCGCGGTCGGGGTCGGGCGCCAGGTAGATTTTATCAGCGCTCTTGGCAGCGCGCTTGATCGCGTCCAGATCCTTGCCACGGCCGTGGATCGTCTGGTACTCGGGCTCGAAATGGTTTTCCAGGTCCACGCCCAGGGTCTTCTTGGGCAGATCCTTGACGTGCCCCTTGCTGGCCAACACTATAAATCCCTTGCCCAGCACCTTGCCGATTGTGCGCGCCTTGGCGGGCGACTCGACCACGATCAGGCTCTGTGTCATCGATCCTCCAGGTTGCTTAAGTAAAGGTGGCCCGGCAGCACCCGCACCACACTTTTTATCTCGAGTTCGTAAAGGTTGACCAGCACCTCGTTGCTGGGCATGTCGCAGTCCAGCGCGATCTGGTCCAAGTGCCGCGGCTCGGCGTCGAGGCAGGCGACGATTTTGCTCTGGGCCTCGGAAAGCGTAGGCGGCACGATCGGCGTTGCGCTGCGTCGATGTTTCGCCGGAACGCTCGCTGAGAACTTCAGCGCCTCGAGGATGTCCGCGCCGCTCTCGACCATCCCGGCGCCGTCTTTGATCAGTCGGTGGCAGCCCTGACCGTTGGCGCGGTCGACCATGTGCGGCACGGCGAACACCTCGCGCCCCTGTTCCAGGGCGTAGTTCGCCGTGATCAGCGCGCCGCTGCTTAGACCGGCCTCGACCACGCAGGTCGCCCAGCACAGCCCGGAGATGATCCGGTTGCGCGAGGGGAAGTTGCGACCCTCGGGCTCGACGCCCGGCGGAAAGTCGCTGATCACCGCGCCGTTTAGCGCCACGCGCTGGAACAGCTCCTCGTTCTCGTCGGGGTAGACCACGTCGATGCCGCAACCCAAGACCGCAATCGTGCGGCCGCCGGCGAGCAGCGCGGCCTCGTGGGCCTCGGTGTCCACGCCGCGGGCTCCGCCGCTGACCACGGTCACTCCGGCCAGCGCCAGGTCCGTGGCGATGCTGCGGGCGGTGCGCAGACCGTAGTCGCGGGCCGAACGCGAGCCGACGATCGCCACCGCTCGAGCGTCAGCCTCCTCGAAACTTCCCTTGATCCACAGCAGCGGCGGACGGTCGCGCAGTTGCGTGAGCAGCTCGGGGTACTCCGAGTCGCCCAACAACAGCGGGCGCGCTCCGACCTTCGCCGCAACCCGCAGCGCCTCGCGCGCCGCGCTCAGGTCGGCCGCCTTGCGCAGTTCCTCGATCAACACGGATTTGCAGCGCGGCAGCTTGCGGATCAGTTCGGGCCGATGCTGCGCAGATTGGAACACCGCCGCCGGATCGCCGCAGGCGTCGATCAACTGGCGGTAGGTAACGTTGCCCACGCCCGGCGTCAGGCTCAGCGCCACGGCGTTGAGCGTGCGTAGCTCGAGCGCTGCGGATACTGCTGGGTCGCTGTGTTGCTCGGCGGTCTCCATCGAGGCGCGGTGATACCATCGGATCGGAGCCACAGTCAAGTCGGAGGGGTTGCACGAGGATGAAAAAGGGCGGCGTCGAAATCGACGCCGCCCGATTGGTCTTTGGGATTGCGGGGGAGGTTAGAGCTGGTCGGAGACGATTTTGTCGCCGAGCTCGATCTGTATCAGCGAGTTGGTGATCATCGCGGTGGAGTGCTCATTGCCGACCTTGATCACGATCAGGTTGCCGATGTAATAGTCGGGCACCTTGCGTTTGTTGTTGGCCTCGCGGTAGATCGAGAAACTGTTGCCGATCTCCACGCCTTGCTCGCTGCCCACGTCGATGAACACCGTATTATACTCGGCCTCGACCGTCAGGTTGGTGTCGAAGTAGAAGATCTCGCCGCTGATATCTTTGTCGGTCATGCTCAGCGAGATCTGCAGCGGACGGTCGTCGTATTTCATCAGCATGTGGCCCGGCTCGATCTCTTCAAGCGTATTGCGGATCGCGCCGTAGTACACGTAGCGGTCGCGGTTGTCTTTGTAGACCGCGTCGACCGTTTCCAGTTCGCCTCTGAAGTTGACCAGGTAGCCGCCCTTGATCTTGTCGTCGATGGTGAACACGGCCAGGCGGTCGCCGATCTGGATGTTCTGATCCTGGTCGTAGTCGAACCAGACGCTGTCGTAAGTGCCAAGGATCTTGCGGTCGTCGATGTTCTCGATGATCTCGCCCGAGCCCTTGAGCTTTTCGTCGGAGATGAAGTCGATACGGTTGGCCTGGGTCTTGTACACGAACAACGAATCGAATCCGGGCATCTCCTCAATGTAGATCGGCGGAAGCTTGACCTGCTGCTGAGTGGGGTCGATCTGTTTGCCCTCGGGCGTATGGTAGACGACCTTGACGGTGCTGATCTGCAGCACGTCGCCCGGATAGATCCAGTGCGGGTCCTCGACCTGAGGGTTGAGCTCCCAGATGTCGGGCCATGACCAGGGCTTGGCGTAATAGTTCCCTGCGATATCCCACAGCGTGTCGCCGGACTTAACCGTGTAGCTGACGACTTCGATTTCTTCAGTGATCAGCTGTTCCTGTAATTGCGCCTGACCCATAACCTGGGCTGCGGCGGCGACGGGCAGCAGTGAAATCACGAAGCATAGCGTGGTGATCCACCAGCTCTTGAAGGTCATTAGCAATCCCTCCCTACGGATGCTAGGGCAGGCCTTCCAGCCGCTGTTGAGCCAGCGTGGCCTGCT of the Candidatus Alcyoniella australis genome contains:
- a CDS encoding LysM peptidoglycan-binding domain-containing protein — protein: MTFKSWWITTLCFVISLLPVAAAAQVMGQAQLQEQLITEEIEVVSYTVKSGDTLWDIAGNYYAKPWSWPDIWELNPQVEDPHWIYPGDVLQISTVKVVYHTPEGKQIDPTQQQVKLPPIYIEEMPGFDSLFVYKTQANRIDFISDEKLKGSGEIIENIDDRKILGTYDSVWFDYDQDQNIQIGDRLAVFTIDDKIKGGYLVNFRGELETVDAVYKDNRDRYVYYGAIRNTLEEIEPGHMLMKYDDRPLQISLSMTDKDISGEIFYFDTNLTVEAEYNTVFIDVGSEQGVEIGNSFSIYREANNKRKVPDYYIGNLIVIKVGNEHSTAMITNSLIQIELGDKIVSDQL
- the dprA gene encoding DNA-processing protein DprA, which codes for MAPIRWYHRASMETAEQHSDPAVSAALELRTLNAVALSLTPGVGNVTYRQLIDACGDPAAVFQSAQHRPELIRKLPRCKSVLIEELRKAADLSAAREALRVAAKVGARPLLLGDSEYPELLTQLRDRPPLLWIKGSFEEADARAVAIVGSRSARDYGLRTARSIATDLALAGVTVVSGGARGVDTEAHEAALLAGGRTIAVLGCGIDVVYPDENEELFQRVALNGAVISDFPPGVEPEGRNFPSRNRIISGLCWATCVVEAGLSSGALITANYALEQGREVFAVPHMVDRANGQGCHRLIKDGAGMVESGADILEALKFSASVPAKHRRSATPIVPPTLSEAQSKIVACLDAEPRHLDQIALDCDMPSNEVLVNLYELEIKSVVRVLPGHLYLSNLEDR
- a CDS encoding tyrosine recombinase XerC, whose amino-acid sequence is MWPLLERFAEYLRFELSASEATLRSYQSDLHDLARFIAGEDDQSEPDWGAVDELLLRRYLAQLGKRCGKATRMRHMAALRSFFKFCMRHEVIDRDPTARIHNPKQDHPLATPLTVDQVFGLLSMPDSTTPAGKRNLALLELLYSSGLRVAEAVGLDVHDVDPDLGLVRVRGKGDKERLVPVGRAALTAIDDWIEQRGPIRARANEDADGEPLFINLRGSRLSQRWVRTVMKRCLLAAGLPSDASPHSLRHSFATHLLDGGADLRSIQEMLGHSSLSTTQRYTHVSLDLLNKVYDSAHPRARKKKKK
- the topA gene encoding type I DNA topoisomerase produces the protein MTQSLIVVESPAKARTIGKVLGKGFIVLASKGHVKDLPKKTLGVDLENHFEPEYQTIHGRGKDLDAIKRAAKSADKIYLAPDPDREGEAIAWHIAQELPKGSEVYRVLFNEITRRGIKEGMSNPAELNSNKYDSHRARRVLDRLVGYQISPLLWKKVKYGLSAGRVQSVTLRLVVDREIEIEAFVSEEYWNVHVMLEAAQPPEFRAKLIKYQGEKLRIVDGVRAEQVRQYLESGSYRVDKVQQRESSRHAAPPFITSSLAQEAYRRFRFPARKTMSVAQRLYEGVQSGEGLITYMRTDSVRVAPEAITEVREHIGASFGPEFVPEKPNFFRSGKNAQEAHEAIRPTSLANTPESLRESLDANQLKLYALIYNRFVASQMAAARFLLTTADIVCGDYTLQSKGSVELFAGFLKLYQELRDNGDGDDRDNGDKLPPLAQDQSLDFRSIQAEQKFTQPPPRFTESTLIRELEQRGVGRPSTYASIISTIIDKEYVLRIKGSFSPTDLGRVVTELLIEAFPEVLDVAFTAQMEQSLDEIEDGRKQWRDLLVEFYGPFSERLSHADEAMANLKFKGRQIDVACDKCGAPMAIKFGRKGDYLACTAYPECSNTKNFKRDENGAIVELHDEATDLKCEKCQSPMLLREGRFGPYYACSNYPECRNTFSAKRKSAPEPAPDDVKCPDCEAAMLIRRSRVGNKFYSCSRFPKCKGTLPIPVQVPCPECGGELQEKRPKGRGKRFYGCANYPECEFTTPHRPLPGPCPVCGNALLAEKYDKDSDVVFCPNEGCEYVKPDETADETAKETADETAKETAKEQ
- the trmFO gene encoding methylenetetrahydrofolate--tRNA-(uracil(54)-C(5))-methyltransferase (FADH(2)-oxidizing) TrmFO; the protein is MHPTLTIIGGGLAGCEAAWQAARAGVRVKLYEQRPQRSTPAHSGEGLAELVCSNSLRSDRLVSGPGLLKAELRCLDSLLIASAERCRVPAGAALAVNRDQLSTHVEEQIAAQPLIELKREHVECIPEGPVIIAAGPLISDELAAQVATLCGRESLHFYDATSPIVDAASIDLEHAFYASRYDRGDPEDYLNCPLDQEQYERFIEAAAVADRVRQHEFEHARFFEGCLPIEVMIQRGPLTLAHGPLKPVGLSDPRGNARPFAVVQLRRENNEGSCYSLVGFQTRLKWPEQDRVFRLIPALRNAEFLRYGSIHRNTFLDSPGLLDDRQRLISLPRLRFAGQITGVEGYVESIASGLLAGLSAAAQMREIELPPPPRATALGSLIEHVSGARERPFEPSNIHFGLFPPPPQGTRKRDRKQSQADRAMAEIERWAVDWVQPLLAV
- the hslV gene encoding ATP-dependent protease subunit HslV; translated protein: MSDTMQATTILCVRIDDKVALAGDGQVSLGNTIVKHGARKVRRLYNDSVLVGFAGGAADAFALFDKFEAKLEQHSGNLTRAAVELAKEWRLDKVLRRLEALMIVADADSTFLISGTGDVVEPDDGVCSIGSGGPYALAAARALVRHTPMSAEQIASEGLLIASQICIYTNDNIHVEVL